In Lachnospiraceae bacterium, one DNA window encodes the following:
- a CDS encoding bifunctional 3,4-dihydroxy-2-butanone-4-phosphate synthase/GTP cyclohydrolase II encodes MDQTKNTENGFNTVEEALEDLRQGKLILVTDDPDRENEGDFICAAEYATTENINFMAVHGKGLICMPMSEAFVEKLKLPQMVTTNTDNHETAFTVSIDCVDTTTGISAAERSVTAMRCVAEDAKPEDFRRPGHMFPLLAKKNGVLERNGHTEATVDLCRLAGLKECGLCCEIMKEDGTMMRTPQLKELAKKWNIKFITIKDLQEYRKVHEHLVEQVTITKMPTKYGEFTAYGYINRLNGEHHVALVKGDIGNGENVLCRVHSECLTGDVFGSLRCDCGQQFASAMTQIEKEGRGIVLYMRQEGRGIGLINKLRAYELQEQGMDTLEANLALGFKGDEREYYIGAQILRDLGVRSMRLLTNNPDKVYQLSAFGLKITERVPIQMQETEYDHFYLQTKKIRMGHMLQ; translated from the coding sequence ATGGATCAGACAAAGAATACAGAAAATGGATTTAATACAGTGGAGGAAGCGTTAGAAGATTTAAGACAGGGAAAACTGATCCTTGTTACTGACGACCCAGACAGGGAAAATGAAGGAGATTTTATCTGTGCGGCAGAATATGCAACTACAGAGAATATTAATTTTATGGCAGTACACGGAAAGGGACTGATCTGTATGCCTATGTCAGAAGCTTTTGTGGAAAAATTAAAACTGCCACAGATGGTGACGACAAATACAGATAATCATGAAACTGCATTTACTGTATCGATCGACTGTGTGGATACCACCACTGGAATTTCCGCTGCAGAGCGTTCTGTTACAGCCATGCGGTGTGTGGCAGAAGATGCAAAACCGGAAGATTTCAGAAGACCGGGCCATATGTTCCCGCTTCTTGCAAAGAAAAACGGTGTTTTAGAGCGCAATGGCCATACAGAAGCAACGGTTGATCTGTGCCGGCTGGCTGGTTTAAAGGAATGTGGTCTTTGCTGTGAGATCATGAAAGAAGATGGAACTATGATGCGTACCCCGCAGTTAAAGGAGCTGGCGAAAAAATGGAATATTAAATTTATTACCATTAAAGATCTCCAGGAGTACAGAAAAGTCCATGAACATCTGGTTGAGCAGGTGACTATAACGAAAATGCCTACAAAATATGGAGAATTTACGGCTTATGGATATATAAACCGGTTAAATGGTGAACATCATGTAGCGCTGGTAAAGGGTGACATAGGAAATGGCGAAAACGTGCTTTGCAGAGTCCATTCAGAATGCCTTACAGGTGATGTGTTCGGGTCCCTGCGCTGTGACTGTGGCCAGCAGTTTGCATCAGCCATGACCCAGATTGAAAAAGAAGGCAGAGGCATTGTGCTGTATATGCGTCAGGAAGGCAGAGGCATAGGCCTGATCAATAAATTAAGAGCCTATGAGCTGCAGGAACAGGGAATGGACACATTAGAAGCAAATCTTGCTCTTGGATTTAAAGGGGATGAAAGAGAATATTATATTGGAGCCCAGATATTAAGGGATCTGGGAGTAAGGAGCATGCGTCTGCTGACCAATAACCCGGATAAAGTATATCAGTTATCTGCTTTTGGACTTAAGATCACAGAGCGTGTGCCTATCCAGATGCAGGAAACAGAATATGACCATTTTTATCTTCAGACCAAGAAAATACGTATGGGACATATGCTGCAGTAG
- a CDS encoding QueT transporter family protein encodes MENQTFTNVRKLTTSGIVIALYVIILFMTQSFSFGAYQIRIVTSLYALSYLFPFLVIPLGLANFIANMLGGFGIIDMVGGFIVGIVTSGIVMLIKKFHLPRFMIFFPITLVPGLGVALWLSPMVHMPYGALALSLCIGQTVPAVCGVALSKALEQVFYPKHSISNA; translated from the coding sequence ATGGAAAATCAAACTTTTACTAACGTCCGGAAACTTACAACTTCCGGCATTGTGATCGCGCTTTATGTTATTATTTTATTTATGACACAAAGTTTTTCTTTTGGGGCTTATCAGATCCGCATTGTAACTTCTTTATATGCCCTTTCTTATCTTTTTCCGTTCCTGGTTATCCCGCTTGGTCTCGCTAATTTCATCGCAAATATGCTTGGAGGTTTCGGCATCATTGACATGGTCGGAGGTTTTATCGTCGGCATTGTAACATCTGGTATTGTCATGCTGATCAAAAAATTCCACCTGCCGCGTTTTATGATCTTTTTCCCGATCACGCTTGTACCGGGCCTTGGTGTCGCACTATGGCTGTCACCTATGGTCCACATGCCTTATGGGGCACTGGCACTTAGCCTGTGTATCGGACAAACAGTACCTGCTGTATGCGGCGTAGCACTGTCCAAGGCACTTGAACAGGTATTTTACCCAAAACATTCTATAAGCAACGCATAG
- a CDS encoding DUF3137 domain-containing protein has translation MKEQKMTDEQLSQELNKSKGGRIGGKLLSLLGGAVILFGIILGGNMALIIIGAVLLGLGQMTQGKAGDKANKQAYDTIVPEIVDNIFTNIQMDPLPHLLDAKDTNIPLPSHSYCSGSGYIRGTYHGLTSELCTIKLTDVDEFQREETGLWEKNEREIYRGQWMLCELEQEFPTWLTFWPRDKMDKLFHARTIKTGNEAFDKRFNLSSDNEQEALHILKISRIERIMELADNSFGKFAVNLNQDGKIYIAVHSGHAFFDIGKGKEDPGQLRQRYIRELNWFTDLVDVFRSV, from the coding sequence ATGAAAGAGCAGAAAATGACAGATGAGCAGTTATCACAGGAACTGAATAAGAGCAAAGGCGGCAGGATAGGCGGAAAACTTCTTTCGTTACTGGGCGGAGCTGTAATCCTATTTGGCATTATCCTGGGGGGCAATATGGCGTTGATTATTATAGGCGCTGTATTGCTGGGGCTGGGCCAGATGACCCAGGGCAAAGCCGGGGATAAAGCAAACAAACAGGCATATGATACCATTGTGCCGGAAATTGTGGACAATATTTTTACAAACATACAAATGGATCCGCTACCTCATCTTCTGGATGCAAAAGATACGAATATTCCGCTGCCCAGTCATAGTTACTGCAGTGGCAGCGGATACATCAGGGGAACATATCATGGACTGACGTCAGAGCTGTGTACCATTAAGCTGACGGATGTTGATGAATTCCAGCGTGAGGAGACCGGGCTGTGGGAAAAGAATGAACGTGAGATTTATAGGGGACAATGGATGCTGTGCGAACTTGAACAGGAATTTCCGACCTGGTTGACTTTCTGGCCGAGGGATAAAATGGATAAGCTGTTTCATGCCAGGACGATCAAAACCGGAAATGAAGCCTTTGATAAGCGGTTTAATCTGAGCAGTGATAATGAACAGGAAGCTCTTCACATTCTGAAGATCAGCCGGATAGAGCGTATCATGGAACTGGCAGATAATTCTTTTGGAAAATTTGCTGTCAATCTGAACCAGGATGGAAAAATATATATTGCAGTCCACAGTGGGCATGCATTTTTTGATATTGGTAAGGGAAAAGAAGATCCTGGACAGTTGCGCCAGCGTTATATTCGCGAGCTGAACTGGTTTACAGACCTGGTGGACGTGTTCCGTTCTGTGTAA
- a CDS encoding riboflavin synthase, whose protein sequence is MFTGIIEEKGIISKIMKTDSQAVLTIKASKIMNDIHKGDSIAVNGICLTVTAFSKNEFQADVMHETLNRTSLKMLKPGSSVNLERAMAADGRFGGHIVSGHIDGTGKITEIKEDSLAIWYTIEASPEILRYIVEKGSVAIDGISLTVAKVTQTTFSVSTIPHTRKITTLGERKKGDMVNLENDIVGKYVEKFTNEIKPHETAINTSEKKNQGITREKLAHYGY, encoded by the coding sequence ATGTTTACAGGGATCATTGAAGAAAAAGGTATCATCAGTAAGATCATGAAAACTGACAGCCAGGCAGTCCTTACCATAAAGGCCAGTAAGATCATGAACGATATCCATAAAGGAGACAGCATTGCAGTAAATGGGATCTGTCTTACGGTTACAGCATTTTCTAAGAATGAATTCCAGGCAGATGTAATGCATGAAACATTAAACCGCACTTCTCTTAAAATGTTAAAGCCGGGAAGCAGCGTGAATCTGGAGCGGGCCATGGCAGCGGACGGCAGGTTTGGAGGTCATATTGTATCGGGGCATATTGATGGAACTGGAAAGATCACAGAAATAAAAGAAGACAGTCTGGCAATCTGGTATACCATAGAAGCATCGCCTGAAATACTTCGCTATATTGTGGAAAAGGGGTCAGTTGCTATTGATGGTATCAGCCTTACAGTAGCGAAAGTAACACAGACAACTTTTTCTGTTTCTACGATTCCCCATACACGAAAGATCACCACACTGGGAGAACGTAAAAAAGGTGATATGGTCAATCTGGAAAATGATATTGTAGGAAAATATGTGGAAAAGTTTACAAATGAGATAAAACCTCATGAAACAGCGATAAATACAAGTGAGAAAAAAAATCAGGGGATAACCAGAGAGAAACTGGCACATTATGGGTATTGA
- a CDS encoding IS1634 family transposase codes for MSYFLKKTNNKKGTYLQIYESYYDPTRKCGAHRSYKPLGYVHELQATGIEDPIAVFTKEVQKLNQKCKQKKQAEKEQQISDVSPEKHLGYFPLKNINDSLGCKRFIDLMQTATNFRFNIFDMMSALIYARTVHPCSKSKTYDEVIPNLFENHDFSLDQLYSGLEYIGSEYEKVIEIYNHQINQTYPLDTVHTYFDCTNFYFEIDKEDDFRLKGPSKENRREPIVGMGLLLDANQIPIGMKMYPGNESEKPVIRNIIDDLKKRSHISGRTIQIADKGLNCFNNIAHALKAGDGYIFSKSVKTLPETEKTWVLLENDYADVKNKRGEILYRIKECVDDFSYSYTDTAGHKKTVKLTEKRIVTFNPKLAAKQKYEINRQVEKAKKLKASQAKRSEYGDSSKYVSFIPTNKKGEETEGAVKVEINEKSIENARKFAGYNMIVTSEIHMAASKVYAAYHNLWRIEESFRVMKSQLDARPVYLQKQETITGHFLICYLAVLLTRILQIHILKNQYGTEEIFDFIRDFRVAKISDRKYINLSRNSSFIKFFSDHTGLPLTSYFMGNTDIKKVLSHRF; via the coding sequence ATGTCTTATTTCTTAAAGAAAACAAACAATAAAAAGGGTACTTATTTACAGATCTACGAAAGTTATTATGATCCTACTCGAAAATGCGGTGCTCATCGTTCTTACAAACCTCTGGGGTATGTACACGAACTTCAGGCTACCGGCATTGAGGATCCGATTGCTGTTTTTACCAAAGAGGTCCAGAAACTTAATCAGAAATGCAAACAGAAAAAACAGGCAGAAAAAGAACAACAGATCTCCGATGTGTCTCCCGAAAAACATCTGGGGTATTTTCCTTTAAAAAATATCAATGACTCTCTCGGCTGTAAGCGGTTTATTGATCTCATGCAGACGGCAACTAATTTCAGATTTAACATTTTTGATATGATGTCTGCTTTAATTTATGCAAGAACAGTCCATCCCTGTTCGAAATCAAAAACTTATGATGAGGTTATCCCAAATCTCTTTGAAAACCACGATTTTTCACTGGACCAGCTGTATTCCGGTCTGGAGTACATTGGCTCCGAATACGAAAAGGTGATCGAGATCTATAACCACCAGATCAATCAGACATATCCGCTTGATACGGTCCACACATACTTTGATTGTACAAACTTTTACTTTGAGATTGATAAAGAAGATGATTTCCGACTGAAAGGCCCCTCAAAAGAAAACCGCAGGGAACCGATCGTCGGTATGGGCCTGCTCCTGGATGCCAACCAGATCCCTATCGGTATGAAAATGTATCCTGGGAATGAAAGTGAAAAACCCGTTATACGCAACATCATTGATGATCTTAAAAAACGCAGTCACATATCCGGCAGAACGATCCAGATCGCGGATAAGGGACTTAACTGCTTTAATAACATCGCACACGCATTGAAAGCTGGCGATGGATACATCTTCTCCAAATCTGTAAAAACTCTTCCTGAGACGGAAAAAACATGGGTCCTGCTTGAAAATGACTATGCAGACGTTAAGAACAAAAGAGGAGAGATACTGTACCGTATCAAGGAATGCGTAGATGATTTTTCTTATTCCTACACAGATACCGCTGGACATAAAAAAACAGTAAAACTTACAGAAAAACGGATCGTAACATTCAATCCAAAACTTGCCGCAAAACAGAAATATGAAATAAACCGGCAGGTCGAGAAAGCAAAGAAGCTCAAAGCCAGTCAGGCAAAAAGATCCGAATATGGCGATAGTTCTAAATATGTTTCTTTTATTCCCACTAATAAAAAGGGAGAAGAAACAGAGGGTGCTGTAAAAGTTGAAATAAACGAAAAATCCATTGAGAATGCCCGCAAATTTGCAGGTTATAACATGATCGTTACTTCAGAGATCCACATGGCTGCGTCCAAGGTGTATGCTGCCTACCATAATCTCTGGCGCATTGAAGAATCTTTCCGTGTCATGAAATCCCAGCTTGATGCAAGACCTGTATATTTACAAAAACAGGAAACGATCACCGGACATTTCCTCATTTGTTACCTTGCGGTACTGCTGACCAGGATCTTACAGATACACATCTTAAAAAACCAGTATGGTACCGAAGAGATATTTGATTTCATACGTGACTTCAGAGTTGCAAAAATATCTGACCGAAAATATATAAACTTATCACGGAATTCTTCTTTTATAAAGTTTTTTTCCGATCATACCGGACTTCCATTAACCTCTTATTTTATGGGTAATACCGATATTAAAAAAGTGCTGAGCCATAGATTTTAG
- the ribE gene encoding 6,7-dimethyl-8-ribityllumazine synthase, producing MRTLEGKVVAKEIKVGIVAARFNEFIVSKLVAGARDGLLRHDVKDEDIDLAWVPGAFEIPLIASKMAKSGKYDAVICLGAVIRGATSHYDYVCSEVSKGIANVSLSSDIPVMFGVLTTDNIEQAIERAGTKAGNKGYDCALGAIEMVNLVRQLEG from the coding sequence ATGCGTACATTAGAAGGAAAAGTAGTAGCAAAAGAGATTAAAGTAGGAATCGTAGCAGCCAGATTTAATGAATTTATCGTATCTAAATTAGTGGCAGGTGCCAGAGATGGTCTGCTGCGCCATGATGTAAAAGATGAAGATATTGACCTTGCATGGGTTCCAGGTGCATTTGAGATCCCGCTGATCGCATCTAAAATGGCCAAAAGCGGAAAATATGATGCAGTGATCTGCCTTGGAGCTGTTATAAGGGGAGCAACCAGTCATTATGATTATGTTTGCAGTGAGGTTTCAAAAGGAATCGCCAATGTATCTCTTTCAAGCGACATTCCGGTTATGTTTGGAGTGCTGACTACTGATAACATTGAACAGGCTATTGAGCGTGCAGGAACAAAAGCAGGAAACAAGGGCTATGACTGTGCCCTTGGAGCCATTGAGATGGTGAACCTGGTACGCCAGCTGGAAGGCTAA
- a CDS encoding GntR family transcriptional regulator, translated as MKEKSFLQLQAYDSIKNGILNGELVPGQLYSETKLSAQIGISRTPMREALQCLSQDGYITIIPSKGFMIRQLNEKDMKDSIQIRCAIEGFCTTVIASQADTKEGKRLLNNLKMILDNMEEALNSDLLEDFIYYDHQFHLLIVNYLHNDEFNQIFQRLLYLIHLTSQDALSAEGRIQGTIDEHLAYYNAVKEGNGQKAYNIMIEHLMMPLKVHEKKSERK; from the coding sequence ATGAAAGAAAAAAGCTTCCTGCAGCTGCAGGCTTACGATTCCATAAAAAATGGTATTTTAAACGGTGAATTAGTACCGGGCCAGCTCTATTCCGAAACAAAGCTGTCCGCCCAAATAGGAATTTCCCGAACCCCCATGCGTGAAGCCCTCCAGTGTTTAAGCCAGGACGGTTATATCACCATCATACCAAGTAAAGGTTTTATGATCCGTCAGTTAAACGAAAAGGATATGAAAGACAGTATCCAGATCCGCTGTGCCATCGAAGGCTTCTGTACTACTGTGATCGCCTCACAGGCAGATACAAAAGAGGGCAAACGGCTGCTGAACAACCTGAAAATGATCCTGGATAATATGGAAGAAGCATTAAATTCTGATTTATTAGAGGATTTCATTTATTATGACCATCAGTTCCATCTTCTGATCGTTAATTATCTCCATAATGATGAATTTAACCAGATCTTTCAGCGCCTGCTGTACCTGATCCACTTAACATCCCAGGATGCCCTTTCCGCAGAAGGCCGGATCCAGGGAACCATAGATGAGCATCTGGCTTATTACAATGCAGTAAAAGAAGGAAATGGACAAAAAGCTTACAATATCATGATTGAACATCTGATGATGCCTCTTAAGGTACATGAGAAGAAAAGTGAAAGAAAATAA
- the ribD gene encoding bifunctional diaminohydroxyphosphoribosylaminopyrimidine deaminase/5-amino-6-(5-phosphoribosylamino)uracil reductase RibD: MVLAMELAKKGYGYTAPNPVVGAVIVKNGCIIGQGYHEKYGEPHAERNALASCTQSPEGATIYVTLEPCCHHGKQPPCTDAIIEAGIGRVVTGSGDPNPLVGGKGIQILRDHGIQVTEHVLREECDRLNQVFFHYIQTGRPYVTMKYAMTMDGKIAAYTGASRWVTGEEARHHVHEQRKKNTAIMVGIGTVLADDPMLNCRIEGGRNPVRIICDTHLKMPLTSKIVKTAKDIPTIIACCVPDEELQKPYKEAGCKILLTEKNMGHINLDLLMEQLGREKIDSILLEGGGTLNWAALEAGVVQKIQAYIAPKLFGGITAKTPVEGRGVEEPDQAFFLRHKKISVLGEDLLVEGEIERNVYRDH; the protein is encoded by the coding sequence ATGGTTTTAGCTATGGAACTGGCAAAGAAAGGATATGGTTATACAGCTCCCAATCCAGTGGTTGGTGCAGTGATCGTAAAAAACGGCTGTATCATTGGCCAGGGATATCATGAGAAATATGGAGAACCCCATGCAGAGCGGAATGCATTAGCTTCCTGTACCCAGTCACCAGAAGGGGCAACCATTTATGTAACATTAGAGCCCTGCTGCCATCATGGCAAACAACCCCCCTGTACAGATGCAATCATAGAAGCAGGTATCGGCCGGGTAGTGACTGGTTCCGGGGATCCAAATCCGTTAGTGGGAGGAAAAGGAATCCAGATTTTGAGGGACCACGGAATACAGGTAACAGAGCATGTACTGAGAGAAGAGTGCGACAGGTTAAATCAGGTATTTTTTCACTATATCCAGACGGGACGCCCTTATGTGACCATGAAGTACGCTATGACAATGGATGGAAAGATCGCTGCTTATACCGGCGCTTCCAGGTGGGTGACCGGGGAAGAAGCCAGACATCATGTACATGAACAGCGAAAGAAAAATACAGCGATCATGGTAGGTATCGGTACAGTGCTTGCAGATGATCCTATGCTTAACTGTCGTATAGAAGGGGGAAGAAATCCTGTCCGCATTATCTGCGATACCCATTTAAAGATGCCTCTTACCTCAAAGATCGTAAAAACGGCAAAAGATATTCCTACCATTATTGCCTGTTGCGTACCAGATGAAGAACTGCAAAAGCCCTATAAAGAAGCTGGCTGCAAAATACTTTTAACAGAGAAAAATATGGGTCACATTAACCTGGATCTTCTTATGGAACAACTGGGAAGGGAGAAGATAGACAGTATCCTGTTAGAAGGAGGAGGCACTCTTAACTGGGCGGCGTTAGAGGCTGGGGTTGTCCAGAAAATACAGGCATATATAGCACCAAAGCTTTTTGGTGGGATAACAGCTAAGACTCCGGTAGAAGGAAGAGGAGTGGAAGAACCGGATCAGGCTTTTTTCCTCAGACATAAAAAGATAAGTGTTCTGGGAGAAGACCTGCTTGTGGAAGGAGAGATAGAGAGAAATGTTTACAGGGATCATTGA
- a CDS encoding SulP family inorganic anion transporter, whose translation MSNLKPMLLTALKSYNKSQFVKDVTAGIIVAIIALPLSIALALASGVGPEAGIFTAIVAGFVISALGGSSVQIAGPTAAFATIVAGIVARDGMDGLVIATVLAGVFLILMGICRFGSLIKFIPYTITTGFTSGIAVTIVIGQLKDFFGVTYPEGVRPIETMEKLAAFLENVGTVNPAALIVGTVSLAILIISPYIFKKIPGSLIAVIVGIFMVKFLPLKVSTIGNLYTISNALPSFHLPAVNFEIVQAAIPNAFTIAILAAIESLLSCVVADGMINGKHRSDMELVAQGAGNIASALFGGIPATGAIARTAANIKNGGRTPVAGMVHSITLVIVLVVLMPYAGMIPMPTIAAILFIVAYNMCQWRTFLQLVKTAPKSDILVLVVTFVLTVVFDLVVAIEIGMILACLLFIKRMSEETKAESWVYTDDDTVAVNENLRMLPAAIRVYEVSGPLFFGASDAIEHIVVEESAKCLVLRMRAVPALDSTAMNALTALTKTCESKGVTIVFSHVNEQPMKAMKKAGFTELVGAESFCPNITAALERAEEIIK comes from the coding sequence ATGAGCAACTTAAAACCCATGTTACTAACAGCCTTAAAGTCCTATAACAAATCCCAGTTTGTGAAAGATGTGACAGCAGGTATCATTGTGGCGATCATTGCACTTCCACTGTCTATCGCTCTGGCACTGGCATCTGGCGTAGGTCCTGAGGCAGGTATTTTTACAGCTATCGTAGCTGGATTCGTTATCTCCGCATTGGGCGGAAGCAGTGTACAGATTGCCGGACCGACTGCAGCATTTGCAACCATCGTAGCAGGTATCGTGGCAAGAGATGGAATGGACGGTCTTGTGATCGCAACGGTTCTTGCAGGTGTATTCCTGATTCTTATGGGAATCTGCCGTTTCGGAAGCCTGATCAAGTTTATCCCGTACACCATCACAACCGGTTTTACCTCCGGTATTGCTGTTACCATTGTGATCGGGCAGTTAAAGGACTTTTTTGGTGTGACCTATCCGGAAGGTGTCCGTCCGATCGAGACCATGGAAAAGCTGGCAGCATTTCTGGAAAATGTTGGAACTGTTAATCCGGCAGCTCTCATCGTAGGAACTGTAAGCCTGGCAATCCTGATCATTTCCCCTTATATTTTTAAGAAGATACCAGGTTCCCTGATCGCAGTTATCGTTGGTATTTTTATGGTGAAATTCCTTCCGTTAAAGGTTTCTACCATTGGAAATCTGTACACTATCAGCAATGCACTGCCATCTTTCCATCTGCCGGCAGTTAACTTTGAGATCGTGCAGGCAGCTATTCCAAATGCATTTACCATTGCTATCCTGGCAGCCATTGAGTCTTTGCTTTCCTGTGTAGTCGCAGATGGCATGATCAATGGAAAACACCGCTCTGATATGGAATTAGTGGCACAGGGAGCGGGAAATATTGCATCTGCGTTATTTGGCGGCATCCCGGCTACAGGCGCTATTGCACGTACAGCGGCTAACATTAAAAATGGCGGCCGTACACCAGTTGCAGGTATGGTCCATTCCATTACGCTGGTAATCGTACTGGTAGTGCTGATGCCTTATGCAGGTATGATCCCAATGCCTACCATTGCAGCCATCCTGTTTATCGTAGCTTATAATATGTGCCAGTGGCGTACTTTTTTACAGTTGGTAAAAACAGCTCCAAAGAGCGATATACTGGTTCTGGTAGTTACTTTTGTACTGACTGTAGTATTTGACCTGGTGGTTGCGATAGAAATAGGCATGATCCTTGCATGTCTGCTGTTCATTAAGAGAATGAGCGAAGAAACCAAGGCAGAAAGCTGGGTATATACTGATGATGATACAGTAGCAGTTAATGAAAATCTGCGTATGCTTCCGGCAGCCATCCGCGTTTATGAAGTAAGCGGTCCTTTATTCTTCGGTGCTTCTGATGCCATTGAGCACATTGTTGTGGAAGAAAGTGCAAAATGCCTGGTACTGCGTATGAGGGCAGTACCGGCACTGGACAGTACAGCCATGAATGCCCTGACAGCACTTACAAAGACCTGTGAAAGCAAGGGTGTGACCATTGTATTCTCCCATGTAAATGAGCAGCCTATGAAGGCAATGAAAAAAGCCGGATTTACTGAACTGGTGGGAGCAGAGAGTTTCTGCCCGAATATCACAGCTGCGCTGGAAAGAGCAGAAGAGATCATTAAATAA
- a CDS encoding MATE family efflux transporter — translation MKDLTKGSPSKVMISFAVPVALGNIFQLCYSLADTRVVGSTLGEAALAAVGATTSISTLFIGFLSGLTNGFALLIARQFGAGDKRGVTRYGAGCLLLGGITALLLTAACVGSLPFILKLLNVPDALMDQSTAYIRAVLLGLLATMLYNGCASILRAVGDTTAPLLFLLFAAVLNVALDLLFILKFGFGVAGAAWATVLSQSLSALISLVYMFKRYPVFRFSLPDFKLKPCEIKALYASGLSMAAMMSLVFFGTLSLQCAINTFGQDIIVAHTAARKITEFFMLPFSVMGVTMATYCGQNMGAGKKDRIRTGIRQALILTWIWSLGMILLSYTASPWLIWLVTSSKNPVVLSNASWYLKTDSLFYFAPAAISVLRNGLQGMGDHITPVFSSLIELIGKVICAFLLARIFQYWGIIMAEPIVWILMIIPLIIKTRRLL, via the coding sequence ATGAAAGATTTAACAAAGGGTTCTCCCTCAAAAGTAATGATCTCCTTTGCCGTTCCTGTGGCTCTTGGAAATATTTTCCAGTTGTGTTACAGTCTGGCAGATACCCGTGTAGTAGGCAGCACCTTAGGGGAAGCGGCTCTGGCTGCAGTAGGCGCTACTACTTCTATCAGCACTTTATTTATCGGATTTTTGTCCGGACTTACAAATGGTTTTGCTCTTCTCATTGCACGGCAGTTTGGAGCCGGAGATAAGCGGGGTGTAACCCGATACGGGGCCGGATGTCTCCTTTTAGGCGGGATCACAGCCCTGCTTCTTACAGCTGCCTGCGTAGGCAGTCTGCCCTTTATTTTAAAACTGCTGAATGTGCCGGATGCATTAATGGACCAGTCCACAGCCTACATACGTGCTGTTCTTTTAGGTCTTTTAGCCACTATGCTTTACAATGGCTGTGCCTCTATCCTTCGGGCTGTAGGCGATACCACTGCCCCTCTTTTGTTCCTGCTTTTTGCAGCAGTATTAAATGTTGCCCTGGACCTGCTTTTTATATTAAAATTCGGTTTTGGCGTAGCAGGCGCTGCCTGGGCCACTGTATTATCCCAGTCGCTTTCCGCGCTCATAAGCCTGGTCTATATGTTTAAACGGTATCCTGTTTTCCGTTTTTCGCTCCCGGACTTTAAGCTTAAACCATGTGAGATCAAAGCGCTGTATGCTTCCGGACTTTCCATGGCAGCTATGATGTCCCTTGTATTTTTCGGGACACTGTCTCTTCAGTGTGCCATCAATACCTTTGGACAGGACATTATCGTTGCTCATACAGCCGCCCGCAAGATTACAGAATTTTTCATGCTTCCTTTTTCTGTTATGGGCGTGACCATGGCAACCTACTGCGGCCAAAACATGGGGGCAGGTAAGAAAGACCGCATCCGCACCGGTATCCGCCAGGCACTGATCCTTACCTGGATCTGGTCATTGGGAATGATCCTTTTAAGCTATACAGCTTCCCCATGGCTTATATGGCTGGTAACTAGTTCTAAAAATCCGGTGGTTCTTTCCAATGCATCCTGGTACTTAAAAACAGATTCTTTATTCTATTTTGCCCCTGCTGCCATCTCTGTTTTAAGAAATGGCCTTCAGGGAATGGGAGATCACATTACTCCTGTATTTTCCAGTTTGATCGAGCTGATTGGAAAAGTGATCTGTGCTTTTCTTCTTGCCCGCATCTTCCAGTACTGGGGAATTATTATGGCAGAGCCTATTGTGTGGATCTTAATGATCATCCCACTTATTATAAAAACCAGAAGACTGCTGTGA